TATGCAATGCCCTGAAACATTTTCCACCTGCACATCTGCGGTATCTGTCACAAATGATTATGCCAATCTTTATTTTTTCTTCCATATTTCCACCTATTCTTTATTAAACTATTAAATAAATTGTTTGTCATACAATAACGGAATTGCTTTAAATTGTATTATTCTGTACATATTTCCAAATTCTGACAAATCTGACAATTTTGTGAAATTTTTCAACATATTGATTCCCTGTCAATAAATCAATCAAAATATTCGTCCCCCCATTTCATTAAATGAAAAAAAACAGAATTTCTTTCACGGAAAAATTGCAAACAAATATAATTCCTTAATTATTGGGGAAACCAAAAAAAAATGCGGTAAATAAAATAATTTGTAACTATTTTAAATATTTTCCGTATTATTAATAAAATCATGACAAAAACAGAATTCCAAATAGAAAAATCTGCTATTCGTAAAGCAAAGAGTGATCCACGCTCTTTCGATTATCTTTATCAGAAGTATTTTCCGAGAATTAATAATTTTGTTTTTCATAGAGTGAAAGATGAAAATATAAAAAATGAAATCGTTTCAAATGTTTTTTTTAAGGCGATGAAAAAAATAACTTTGTTCAAGTTGAAGAAAATCAGGATAAACTCCTTCTCTGCCTGGCTTTTTCGCATAGCTATAAACGAAACGAATGACTATTTCCGCAAAGAAAATCGCGAGAAAAAAATTCGCAGTCAAATGGAAAACAGAAATCCAATCTCATTCAAATATCCAATAAATTTTGACATTATCCAAGAAAAAATTCAACAACTTCCTTTTTATGAACAAAATCTCATATCATTGCGATTCTTCGAAAAATTCAAGCACAAAGAAATCGCCTACATTCTTGGGAAGAAAGAAAATACAATCA
Above is a window of Candidatus Cloacimonadota bacterium DNA encoding:
- a CDS encoding RNA polymerase sigma factor — its product is MTKTEFQIEKSAIRKAKSDPRSFDYLYQKYFPRINNFVFHRVKDENIKNEIVSNVFFKAMKKITLFKLKKIRINSFSAWLFRIAINETNDYFRKENREKKIRSQMENRNPISFKYPINFDIIQEKIQQLPFYEQNLISLRFFEKFKHKEIAYILGKKENTIKVQMHRTLQKLRKLLEGEINYE